The Palaemon carinicauda isolate YSFRI2023 chromosome 20, ASM3689809v2, whole genome shotgun sequence DNA segment ACCCTCCTCATAAATGAAATTTAGACCGTATGTTGGTCCTAAATACTTGAGAAAATCATAAACAATAAACCCTGAATTATCTGATATTCTCATACATTAAACAATAACGAAAGCTTTgagaaatataaaagtaaatgcaAACCACAAAGGATTGCCTCCCGAAATTAAAGTCTTCCACTTTCAATCGATTATTTCAATATCAGTGCATACCAAAGCATTTCTTaactgcttatagcatcttgcttttccaactagggttgtagcttagcttaatataataatattattattattaataattagtgCAATATGAACATACTTTACAAGAAACAAAGTAgtgaaattcaattattattacaaatacttCTATGCAAATATTATCAGCATTAccctttttgtttgtttaattCCAAGAGCTTCTAAAGATTCTATGCAGTTTTAGTGAAACACTTTCTTCCCAATTTATTCACTATTTCTGCTTTAGAGTATTACCataatatcataataatgatatttcccAGAACATCCTATTGTGTACACCTTTAAGTACTGTAATATACAAATCTCCAATTACTGTACTACAGAAAAGCATAATAATCATACTTACAATACATCACATAGCAGCAATGAACATAGATGCAGATGCAAGCATTAAATTACTGCAAATTTTGATTAGGATCTTCTCCAATAAAATGCATCCTCTGAAAGTAACAAAACAGTAAATTCCAATCAGAGGCTGTCATGGCGACAACACAACAGTTAAGAGACATGATTCCTAACAGGAAAGCAACAAAGAAGATTCattggaaaatatttaaattttcaatgaGTCTGACTgattaaaaaatatctataaatatctaaaaatatctgtaaaatgattaaagaatgagtATTAAGTGCTAATCATTGGCAACGATTTAAATCTGTTCATTGGCACATTTTATGAAATGACTAGCTTGTAGAGGAACAAAAAGCATACGTAACAAAAAGTGTGACCAAAAGAACAGCACTCCTATTACTCAGGAAAATTAGATTATTACTAAAATTCCAGGTAAAGCTAACAAATACCTGAATGGAATTAGGTAAAACATGTACAGTAACCTATAGTATACAATTTTCAAGTGACATAACCTCGACcattccttttatctggagtagcAAATATTTGCTATGTAGCAATGAATGAGATCTAAAGAAATAAGAtctataataacaaagaaaaaacatcaaaatataatGCTTTTCTGGAACACCAAGTAATCATTAGAAAATACTTAGAGTAAATCTGCTGGATTAGCATCAATAGGTCCAGCAACTTCCCAGATTGTGGCCGCAAGTCTTCGAGTGTGTTCTAAAACGCAAGGCGAAGTAGCAAGACCGAGATGGATACAAAATAACTCGTAAACTCTTAAACGAGTTGGATCCATTCCTGGAAATGCTTGTGTTGTCATAGCTCTATAAAAATCCTCACAGAGGACACCAGGCAAAGGCAACATCTCACTGACACCTTCTTCCAGTTCGCCTGGCTTCAGAGGGTTACCACTACTATCTTCAAACCATAAGAAATAGGCATAACTGAATGAAGTGTCTTTCCACATTAGAGATAAGTGACCTTTTGCGAGATGGGAACGAGCGAATTCCACCATGGACCACACCCGCGCTACTGTAAGAGCACGTGTGCCGTTAGTTGATGGCTCAGAGTCCTTAGAATTTTCTCCTGCATCTTCCATCATTAAAGTAGGTGAAGTGAGCTGATGATTTGATCTATCAACATATAAAAAGTGAACCAAGCCTGGAAACTCCTCGAGATACTTATTAATGGTGAGAGCAGAGCGGCAGCCTAGGGTCATGTTTCTTAAAGCCTTCACTTCCAAGAAGTGGCAGTAATCACCCATACGTTCAGAGGCAATAGCAACTGCAGACTCGACCAAAGGAGCAGCAGTTGTTAAACTGACTCCAAGACAACAGACTCGCCAGGCTGACCGAGTAGCTTCTACGAGAGATGTCAGTGATGCGTCTACTTTGGTGGGCACTTCCGCATCGACACCATTTCTTAACCATTCCTCCAATCCACTCTTTTTTATGTTATCCCACCGGAGTCCCATCTGACAAAGGAGAGAAAGAatttataatttaataaaataaaattctactaATAAGCTTCAAAGTTTCTTccttaagaaaaagtagttttggtCAATGTACTTCATTGTTATAAAgattttataaaataatgaaatgtaaGTACAAAATTAGTAGTTTTAACAGAATCATTAAGTGTTCAGCTTTCATGATATTTGGTTAAAAGCTTCTTTCTGTATAAATTGTATCTTCTACAAATGTAAAAATTAGATAGTTCTAAAAACATAATGTACCTGCAAAATTTTCATTAAAGAATTCTATGAAAGATTTTCAAACCAAGTAAAATGTCTTCTATTGTTAATGTTGCATTCCTTGAATGCAACAATCCATCAGTGTAAAATCAATCTAATTGGTAAAATTGGATCAATTATCCTATATTATTTAATGATAATGCATTTTGTGATGCAACACATTTActcaagaaaaattattttgatcagGTTAAAAGTAATCTAATTTTGACAGCATCTTCACTTCATTTTAAAATATTACTCAGCTGAAGTGTAATATATTTCAACCTTCACATCAGCTTCCTAAATCTTACTGAATGAATACTTAAAAAGTAGTGAAGAGTCATTTTCCATCAGTTTACTCACCTGTTGTAATGCTTTTTCAGCCCGCTCTGCAGCTTTCCCTTTGGGAAGACGTTTAACAAGATCCTGAGATTTCCTAACGACAGTATCACACACATCGAGCAACAATTTGCCTCGACCATTGACATTCCCAGTTACCATTTCATCTAATGCAGTCATCAGGGTTGTTAACTGTATTGATAACTGTGTTCGGCTGACCTGAAGAGAGATATATCGATAGGAAATGAATTAATAAATCATGGTTAATAGTTCAAGCAGCTTAGTTAATTTAGGAAATACAGTAAGCCAAATTCTTATCCTGTTGAAAGcaaaatgtaattttaataaaaTCAACTATTTCTATATTTACCTGACATTAAATAAGCCTGCCTTTCGAAGCTGGACAAGTATAGACGTCTAACCCAAAAATCGAATAATCTCCCAATTACTTTTACAGTAATAGTCTTGCCTGTCTAGTGGAGTACTAAGTTTATATGGTGGTCTATGGCAGTAAGTGTGCTTATTGTCTTTTCCGTTTCTTAAGTCAAAACATGTTCATCAACCTATTGACGTTGCTAGTCATCAGGGGAGGagggagattttttctttttttctatgaaaCTCCCTAGACATTCTTAAGGCTGAAACCCACACTTTCACAGAAGTGAAACATTGAAGGAAAAAGATAAGAAACTCAAGAAAATTTCCCAGAATGAACAACACAAACTTAAAAGgaatttaaaaagttaaaaaaaaaaattctattcatacTCCCatttctaaagttttttaatgtcttttggcaaaacgtctatatAGGTATGATGAAggtgatcatctgttccctagtttgcaattcggctttaacaaaggccttggagaatgtgaaaTCCTTCATACAATTTCAAATGCTGTGCAGAAATCAactgattgtagtcaggaagtttatatgatcggccttgattttagtgctgcctttgaccatgttaatcatgaagcccttgttttaaaACGCAAACAGTAGGGAGTAGGTGGCCCTTTTCTTGATATCAttcttgaatttttaagtaacaaattgcaaagagtggttgttgattggcaccatagaaAGTATAGGAATGTAATGCTATACCTGGTGTTCTCCAAGGTAGCATTATTgacctattacttttcataatacatACACGttatgtgttttggcctagaaaacaagctcattgtatatgcagatgatgctattctctttacatcaattccatcaccttaatgtagatctggggttactgaatcccttgatagagatctaactaaaattattgcatggtgcaaattatagggtatagaagatgaaccctaacaaaactcaaaatacgaTTGTAAGTACTGTAGGTTGAGGACAGACCtctgcactgataatgtttctgtaactatataaaactcctttaaaatcttaggtgtaacTCTTGACTTTACTGTAAAATTACTCTTTAAGAAACACATTTGGCCTATAGAAGAGTTTTGAAAAGGGGGCAGCACACGATGACAAGGAGAAAATACAGGCCTTCGGGAGATAGACCACAAAAGGTCACTTCGTGTTCCGATGGCCAGCTCTGCTACAATACAGTACCATCAATCCTATTTTGATCTGATATGGGACCCAATAGAGGAAAAATAATCAGCACATGCATCTGCACATCAGAAACTGTCCCGACCATAAAAGACAACACATTTGGTCCCTAGGTTTAACAACAAAATGCACAAATATTGCAGAAGCCTGTAGAGAACAGCCtaatattattttatctaaataGGTTAAGTAATCTTCTATAAGGTTCAGATCCTTCAGGTAATCTGATATAAGGTTAACATCCTGGTGACATGCAAATTTTTCTTTGATAAGAGTTGAAATGATGCCAATTATGATTTTGTAAGAGAGACAATTTCAACTTGACTCCCTATTCTATTGCCAATAAACATCTCTTTAGTGAAACAACTTGCAAAACCAGTAGTCAGTAACTtccttttgttaatattaataagGAATTCATGAAAATTAGCTTGATCCAAGGCAATAATAAAGTtaagaaattatttctttataatttagaGGATGTTTCTCTAGCAGAAAATGTCTAAATAACAAACAGGATGAAGTACAGTAATAGTATACTTGACCTCCACCCATGACATTAATTCAATCACTTTGTCtatgaaaatattagaaaacttTGGTACACAAGTAGTCTTAGTAGCAGTAGCAGCATGAGATGACATTGTAGAATACTCATTATCAGAGAAATTATCTGAATTAACCTATTCAGATACATTTCGGAATTAAGTTTTCATAACACCTGATACGGTAATATATAAGTATTTCGTCGAAAGCCATACCAGCCCCACCTTTTCGATTTTGCATATCCACTTTTGAAAATTCAGGATATCCCTTTTGTTTACTACCGACAGTAACCTGTGCACCTGCAATAGTTAATGGACTCTTTACTGAAGCTAAGGTACTAGCACATTAACACTGCATGGGAAAATTTTAATGTGCTAGTGGCTGACCCTTCATTAGACTCAATAGCAATGCCATCTGAAACATGATATAACCATTTCTCAGCTCCAGCCAAACATTTtagatttattcaaaatttttacaACTAATTCTGCAAGAACCATAAAATATGCCACAATATTAATAACAGTATAAAATTGTTGCTTCAGCATGTAGAGGGATACTAGGTTCTAAACTACTACTCTTGTTTcctatcttctaggagaaggacactccaaaatcaaaccatcgttctctagtcttgggtagtgccatagccactgtaccatggtcttccactgtcttggattgaagttctcttacttgagggtacactcaggcacactattctaacttatttctcttcctcttgttttgttaacgtttttagagtttatgtaggaaatatttattttaatgttactgttcttaaaatattttactttttcttgtttcctttcctcaatgggctattttccctgttggagcctctgggcttatagcatcctgcttttccagctagggttgtagcttagcaagtagtaataagaATTGGGAGTCCAGAGGAAACAGAGCTGACGTGACCGCAGAAAAGCGAGAGTTTTCGCAAGAGAAAGCCATGAAGGACTTTGAGAGAGCATAGGTTCACGATGAGGGCCATTGACTCAATAATGTGCTATACTGTATACCACCAGAACTCTTAATAACAAGTACAATAAAACCAATAAGTAAAATTTGCAGTGAGCCTGGGTTTGGAACTAGGCAGATAAGATTAAAATCACTGACTTTGTTTGAAAGTGAGCTAGCCTTCTCAGATTGGACAAACATATTAAATCTAATAAAAAGCTTATAAAGCTCACAACTATCAACATCAGGAAGCTTGGTAATAGCTATACATTGTTAGGTTATAATCACTGTCTTAGCCTGAAGGCAAGCTACCACTCTCAGATTGCAAGATCATAGCAAATTTAGTAAAATATTTATGTAGCACACTGGGATCTTTAAAAGACTATCAACTATTCCCTTTATTTCTACCTCTTTTTCCTTTCAGTATCATTtataatttagatacttgggatctactataagtcaggagggaggatgtgaggctgaagttgagaataggataaaaataGCATGGAGGAAGTGGAGGGAGTGGAATGTgataagaaaattccaatcaagctaaaagtcaagatctatagcacagtaataagatcagAGTTAATGCATGGATAGGAAACTTGGGCGTTAAGAAGAAAAATGGAAGCAAAGCTTAAGAAAACAGAGATgataatgctgaggtggattatgggagtaTCACTGCTTGAAACATTggtaaatgatgaaataagaagaataacaggcatagtaaagattacatagATGATAAgtctcacgactgagatggtgtgggtacgtgttgaggatgg contains these protein-coding regions:
- the HPS1 gene encoding BLOC-3 complex member HPS1, with the translated sequence MLAIIIFDQLNDVVYLRCDHKFVRHVRTMAAGQGLLQDAELDPEEVAQLDPNIVVQLFSPLVTSQRIMSTQFNNPYTSVSCQDGTTVVFQEYAGYLFVGVGSQEESHLQRIISVAIRIVQLLVGPCVTVLKKSGEKSFMLDNLLEAWQNLYSKEQSYLVEAVERLVVNAELSGAAVKALAAVIDKLKSSKELTPCHALFFVRNKLLALYSSRSAQELSASDLLFLNMLAEAIQVREGDYMEERAAEKNAESPDDKKDDDVIEEESDSGEFYSIPNTPMLGRNTPVMEDEPQGKIRSSILLLRTDLCQLTPHIVHYETLSEGLSLVLVSEVSRTQLSIQLTTLMTALDEMVTGNVNGRGKLLLDVCDTVVRKSQDLVKRLPKGKAAERAEKALQQMGLRWDNIKKSGLEEWLRNGVDAEVPTKVDASLTSLVEATRSAWRVCCLGVSLTTAAPLVESAVAIASERMGDYCHFLEVKALRNMTLGCRSALTINKYLEEFPGLVHFLYVDRSNHQLTSPTLMMEDAGENSKDSEPSTNGTRALTVARVWSMVEFARSHLAKGHLSLMWKDTSFSYAYFLWFEDSSGNPLKPGELEEGVSEMLPLPGVLCEDFYRAMTTQAFPGMDPTRLRVYELFCIHLGLATSPCVLEHTRRLAATIWEVAGPIDANPADLL